Proteins from a single region of Bacteroidia bacterium:
- a CDS encoding T9SS type A sorting domain-containing protein — protein sequence MAGTYTIGGASPDFADIQAAVDALHSYGICSDVTFKIRDGIYNEQVELNEFVDSGQSMSVNFEAETPSTKGVKWEYQNSSEDSDFVLMLKGTNNVRFRHITFNSARGDYTGLVLGDGHLNNISFEHCIFQVDTVISSSSSDHYSIYLKGDLNGISFKNNVINGNYYGLSILPNYGNYVSLEDNRFSGQQQMAISVARTGNLLVSGNYMANAGWGMSLSQLLDSVVVKNNQVYVNGNIGIFLRQLKKNSLTMFNNFIVIDGYFAVARGLFIQDSWGLNIYHNSIVMGMTGSGASSAVELDNVRELNFLNNIVSGKEGAYVYVIENNCQDLFFDHNALYSKNNYVNLKGVKIFSNFNEWQGYQIGSQQQDMNSVDVLPDFVSITDLHLINDSGVGGMGIPVGIVANDIDGESRDILMPDIGADEVNDKSQVDAGIYKVEIQGNKYCEGNRTLTAVIKNYGIDTLTTLTIEWKVNQVNQTTAQWNGKLSPNDTASIFLDTLNIAQDSGYDFSVWTTMPNGVADSVASNDSFHISFHTDRGVSLPDSAFVCMPDSLMLTAEIFKSVLWNTSETTVSIFVKDSGTYSVEVETVNGCKYSDSTKVIVDEDCVWPGDANADGIVNNLDILAIGVKHGKTGPARLYDSGYWAPHHVLTWKDTLANGVDIKHTDCDGDGIINYLDTNIVSRNYSYTHNKAGGTVSGVSGDPVLAVSFTKSNYNPGDEVVVNVSFGDDQINAQDIYGLAFSLNRPDDLIEPGSISWDYSGSWLSGAGPALLVFNKWTGQGYRIESAISRVNQTNKSGSGTIATLRFHLKSSVSVDKMVIKFENVHIIDNNEIPVPFITKSDSVIFKTGVTGNDLRPAVLVYPNPANDLIYIDYGTLVVSSMILTDLNGKIIRQIEKPEGPKHTLNVEGLPQGIYLLQIKSQESIIVNRIGIGF from the coding sequence TTGGCAGGAACCTACACCATTGGAGGAGCCTCTCCTGACTTTGCTGATATTCAGGCAGCCGTGGATGCACTGCATTCTTACGGGATATGCAGTGATGTAACTTTTAAAATTAGGGATGGCATTTACAATGAACAGGTGGAGCTGAACGAATTTGTTGATTCCGGCCAAAGCATGTCAGTAAATTTTGAAGCCGAAACTCCCTCCACCAAAGGCGTAAAATGGGAATACCAAAATAGCAGCGAGGATTCAGATTTTGTCCTGATGCTGAAAGGTACCAATAACGTACGGTTCAGGCATATTACATTTAACAGTGCACGGGGAGATTATACCGGCTTGGTACTTGGCGATGGCCACTTGAATAATATCTCTTTTGAACACTGTATATTCCAAGTTGACACTGTTATATCTTCCTCGTCCTCCGATCATTATTCGATTTATCTGAAAGGAGACTTAAATGGAATATCGTTTAAAAATAATGTGATTAATGGAAATTATTACGGACTGTCTATTTTACCAAATTATGGCAATTATGTAAGCCTTGAGGATAACCGGTTCAGCGGTCAACAGCAAATGGCCATTAGCGTAGCGAGGACTGGCAATCTTTTGGTCAGCGGAAATTATATGGCTAATGCAGGATGGGGCATGTCGCTTTCGCAATTACTGGATTCGGTTGTAGTAAAGAATAATCAGGTATATGTGAACGGGAACATAGGAATCTTCCTGCGGCAATTGAAGAAGAATAGCCTGACCATGTTCAATAATTTTATTGTTATAGATGGATATTTTGCTGTAGCCAGGGGTTTATTCATTCAAGATTCATGGGGGCTTAACATTTATCACAACAGCATTGTGATGGGGATGACAGGAAGCGGTGCCAGCAGCGCTGTGGAGCTTGACAATGTGCGGGAACTAAATTTCCTGAACAACATTGTGTCGGGCAAAGAAGGCGCTTATGTGTATGTTATTGAAAATAATTGTCAGGACTTGTTTTTTGACCATAACGCGCTTTATTCCAAAAACAACTATGTGAACCTTAAAGGGGTCAAGATTTTTTCCAATTTCAATGAATGGCAAGGTTATCAGATCGGTTCACAGCAGCAGGATATGAACTCCGTGGATGTATTGCCCGATTTTGTTTCCATAACCGATCTTCATTTGATAAACGACAGCGGAGTGGGGGGTATGGGCATACCTGTTGGCATAGTTGCCAATGATATTGACGGGGAAAGCAGGGATATTTTGATGCCGGACATAGGCGCTGATGAAGTTAATGATAAAAGCCAGGTGGATGCGGGTATTTATAAGGTGGAAATTCAGGGGAATAAATATTGTGAAGGAAACAGGACACTAACCGCAGTAATTAAAAACTACGGTATAGATACGCTGACTACTTTGACGATTGAATGGAAAGTGAATCAGGTAAACCAAACAACAGCGCAATGGAATGGTAAATTGTCCCCGAATGATACGGCTTCGATCTTTCTTGACACTTTAAATATTGCGCAAGACAGCGGGTATGATTTCTCAGTCTGGACTACGATGCCGAATGGAGTGGCGGACAGCGTGGCATCCAATGATTCATTCCATATTTCTTTTCACACGGATCGTGGCGTTAGCCTGCCAGACAGCGCCTTTGTCTGCATGCCCGATAGCTTAATGCTGACTGCCGAAATATTCAAGTCAGTCTTGTGGAACACTTCCGAGACCACAGTAAGCATTTTTGTTAAAGATTCCGGAACCTACTCCGTGGAGGTGGAGACGGTGAATGGATGCAAGTACAGTGATAGCACAAAGGTCATTGTTGATGAAGATTGTGTGTGGCCGGGAGACGCAAACGCAGATGGAATTGTAAACAACCTGGACATCCTCGCCATCGGTGTGAAGCACGGAAAAACGGGCCCTGCCAGATTGTACGATTCAGGTTACTGGGCGCCCCACCACGTGCTGACCTGGAAAGATACCCTGGCTAATGGCGTGGACATAAAGCACACGGATTGTGATGGGGATGGCATCATCAACTATCTTGATACCAATATTGTGTCAAGAAATTATTCATATACGCACAACAAGGCTGGTGGTACGGTTTCAGGTGTCAGTGGTGATCCTGTACTTGCGGTATCTTTTACCAAATCCAATTATAATCCTGGTGATGAAGTTGTTGTGAATGTTAGCTTCGGGGATGACCAAATCAACGCGCAGGATATTTATGGACTAGCTTTTTCGCTTAATCGGCCGGATGATCTTATTGAGCCGGGGAGCATAAGCTGGGATTATAGTGGCAGTTGGCTAAGTGGTGCAGGACCAGCACTTTTAGTTTTTAATAAATGGACAGGCCAGGGGTACCGAATAGAGAGTGCCATTTCAAGGGTAAATCAAACCAACAAGAGCGGTTCCGGTACTATTGCTACGCTGCGGTTTCATTTAAAGAGTTCTGTATCTGTTGATAAAATGGTAATAAAATTTGAGAACGTTCATATTATTGATAATAATGAAATTCCGGTACCATTTATTACCAAGAGTGATTCTGTGATCTTTAAAACAGGCGTAACAGGAAATGATTTACGTCCAGCCGTTCTTGTTTATCCCAATCCTGCCAATGATCTGATTTATATAGATTATGGAACTTTGGTAGTCAGCTCAATGATATTGACGGATTTGAATGGAAAGATTATTCGTCAAATTGAAAAACCTGAAGGCCCGAAACATACATTGAACGTGGAAGGACTGCCTCAGGGCATTTACTTATTGCAAATAAAATCTCAGGAAAGTATCATTGTTAATCGAATAGGAATTGGATTTTAA
- a CDS encoding YCF48-related protein → MHIHGIGKNTDLYLETMLQAAELGNLKNQAIVVAPQFLDDDDVTAHSLNSNYLRWRGSPNGMIRGFNSLNSNPLSSFAVMDSVILRLVNKNPNLCQIIVAGHSSGGQYVNRYAAVNRAENLISVPVKYIVANPSSYLYMDNKRRVSTSLNQFQVPSSGCSGYNSWRYGLHNSTACPYLSSVADSTIRGQFKERDVVYLLGAMDNDPNHSQLETTCAAMAQGNHRLERGIIYFNHLKQYYNSNYSFDINSTQNIVVVPNAAHSSAQLILSTEGLAAMFDIQPEAAGWEVLSPALTSNHLQDVFFIDSLYGWVCGNSGTILRTTNGGNSWSAPSSVSGTSTSHIRSIFFINRNTGWATRNSGRVLKTTNGGVN, encoded by the coding sequence TTGCACATCCACGGTATAGGCAAAAATACCGACCTCTACCTTGAAACCATGCTACAGGCAGCCGAACTGGGAAACTTAAAGAACCAGGCCATAGTAGTTGCCCCTCAATTTCTCGATGATGATGATGTAACTGCTCATAGTTTGAACAGCAATTATCTTCGCTGGCGGGGATCTCCGAACGGAATGATCAGAGGTTTCAATTCTTTGAATTCGAACCCGCTCAGCTCCTTTGCAGTCATGGACAGTGTCATTCTCCGGTTGGTGAATAAGAACCCTAACCTATGCCAGATCATTGTGGCCGGCCATTCTTCAGGAGGACAATATGTGAACCGTTATGCGGCTGTAAATCGAGCAGAAAACCTTATTTCAGTTCCGGTAAAGTATATTGTTGCAAACCCATCATCCTACTTATATATGGACAATAAAAGAAGGGTGTCGACTAGCTTAAATCAATTTCAGGTACCTTCAAGTGGTTGTAGTGGATATAATTCATGGAGGTATGGATTGCATAATTCTACTGCCTGCCCTTATTTGAGCTCAGTAGCTGATTCTACCATACGCGGCCAGTTTAAGGAACGGGATGTAGTTTACCTGCTGGGCGCAATGGACAATGACCCTAATCATTCACAGCTTGAAACCACATGTGCAGCGATGGCACAGGGTAATCACCGCCTTGAAAGAGGTATTATTTATTTTAACCACCTTAAGCAGTATTATAATTCTAATTACTCTTTTGACATCAATTCGACACAAAATATTGTCGTTGTTCCAAATGCAGCCCATTCTTCCGCCCAGCTAATTCTCTCCACCGAAGGATTGGCCGCAATGTTCGATATCCAGCCAGAAGCGGCAGGCTGGGAAGTATTATCACCAGCACTAACTTCAAACCATCTTCAGGATGTTTTTTTTATTGATTCACTTTATGGATGGGTCTGTGGAAATTCCGGGACCATTTTGCGAACCACAAATGGTGGAAATAGCTGGAGTGCGCCCAGTTCTGTATCAGGAACAAGCACCAGTCACATCAGAAGCATCTTTTTTATTAACCGGAATACAGGATGGGCCACCAGAAATTCCGGGAGGGTTTTAAAAACCACCAATGGCGGGGTAAACTAG
- a CDS encoding T9SS type A sorting domain-containing protein: protein MRKRCFVINQLIFTNENTIRFTTYCTGSFLRPFRKSTNTNCLRKLESNNVRAVIHNGGDMFYNLDFTPGFEVPGGSGKHTLFGAALWIGGLDAGRNLHLAAMTYRQGGYDFYPGPLDTTTGTTTGPAVQAWDSIWAISRAEVEAFKAGGPITSGIANWPGNSSNTRHSKRMAPFVDADKNGLYEPQHGDYPEVRGSQTLYWVMNDQFAAHTETGGEPLGIEVHATAFVLDTADGNPLDNTVYLEFRIINRSQHTYDSLYYGMFADFDIGFGFDDFIGSNPDLNAFFGYNGDSFDDGSQGYGAQPPVQSIAFIGQDLSHFMYYNNDFTSQGNPESPIEYYHYLRGRWKDGSALTRGGDGYKGTTPATHAYPGDPGNSSEWSEESENHQPGDRRGIGSVGPVRFAPGDELQLTVASIFHPNTGSGQLGAFSRMEDDIQAVAEYYTQNFPTGLPRQPAQGRLVLFPNPAQITLGITSSAPIKEIRVLDLSGREMSVSANLQVNHAELNVSALSPGLYFIRIFTEKEVLTKRWIKH from the coding sequence ATGAGAAAGCGTTGTTTTGTAATAAACCAATTAATATTTACCAATGAAAATACTATACGTTTTACCACTTATTGTACTGGCAGCTTTCTTCGTCCATTCAGGAAAAGCACAAATACCAACTGCCTCCGCAAACTGGAATCCAATAATGTGCGTGCCGTTATTCACAATGGTGGCGATATGTTCTATAACCTCGATTTCACCCCTGGCTTTGAAGTACCGGGAGGAAGCGGCAAGCACACGCTATTTGGGGCAGCGCTATGGATTGGTGGCCTGGATGCGGGCAGAAACCTCCACCTGGCGGCAATGACTTACAGGCAGGGTGGCTACGATTTTTACCCTGGCCCGCTCGATACCACCACCGGCACCACAACCGGCCCTGCCGTACAAGCCTGGGACTCCATTTGGGCCATTAGCAGGGCTGAGGTGGAGGCATTTAAGGCAGGCGGTCCCATTACGAGCGGCATTGCCAACTGGCCCGGAAATTCATCAAATACCCGCCACTCCAAACGCATGGCACCTTTTGTAGACGCAGATAAAAATGGTTTGTACGAACCACAGCATGGTGACTACCCGGAGGTGCGCGGAAGCCAGACGCTTTATTGGGTGATGAACGACCAATTTGCAGCGCATACGGAAACCGGTGGAGAACCTTTGGGAATTGAAGTCCATGCCACTGCTTTTGTGCTGGACACCGCTGATGGAAATCCATTGGACAATACTGTTTATCTGGAATTCCGGATTATAAACCGCAGCCAGCATACCTACGATTCGCTCTATTACGGGATGTTCGCGGACTTTGATATTGGATTTGGCTTCGATGATTTTATCGGTTCCAACCCAGACCTGAATGCCTTTTTCGGTTATAATGGTGACTCTTTTGATGACGGCTCTCAAGGATATGGCGCTCAACCCCCTGTGCAAAGCATTGCCTTTATTGGGCAGGACTTGTCGCATTTTATGTATTATAACAATGATTTTACCAGTCAGGGAAATCCCGAAAGTCCAATTGAGTATTACCACTACCTCAGGGGAAGATGGAAAGATGGCTCAGCGCTTACCCGGGGCGGAGACGGCTACAAAGGCACTACCCCGGCAACCCATGCCTATCCCGGTGACCCGGGCAATTCATCCGAATGGTCGGAAGAAAGCGAAAACCATCAGCCAGGTGACCGCAGGGGAATTGGCTCGGTAGGGCCTGTGCGCTTTGCACCGGGCGATGAACTGCAACTGACGGTAGCTTCCATTTTCCACCCCAATACCGGCAGCGGCCAACTGGGCGCTTTCAGCAGGATGGAAGACGATATTCAGGCGGTGGCGGAATACTATACGCAGAATTTCCCAACAGGCCTACCCCGTCAGCCTGCGCAAGGCCGTTTGGTACTCTTCCCGAATCCTGCCCAAATAACCCTGGGGATCACCTCGTCCGCTCCCATCAAAGAAATCAGGGTCCTGGATTTATCTGGCCGCGAAATGTCAGTGTCGGCCAATCTACAGGTCAATCATGCTGAATTGAATGTCTCAGCACTTTCTCCCGGTCTATATTTTATTCGGATATTCACCGAAAAGGAGGTACTGACCAAAAGATGGATAAAGCATTAA
- a CDS encoding T9SS type A sorting domain-containing protein: MKILKVVGFLSLFSSAVICQDWSPFPLGAVMHFSSGNQYQKVYLDSSKMSGDTIFYFYSNTLVFSDTCIIDLDTIPLGAMNRPIVAEYSVLGDTVFAGISKTKFLPFSGKNETWEDDNYSFKVIELTEEVILGQLDSIKYFTITNKGTKSTDTFRLSKHFGCLELMPFLQTPLVQMMPPGKLIGYEDDNVQLGFRDLEFQEYFQFSEGDVFFYEMGGIYSNNFGYQKYPDLVYKDSITELLITPDSIYYKYWRTEDVTLKESQGDTTYYAPLQNLSHVLAYGYITFPSGSPSLLENRVWQKNGASMKCLESTIYILDCQIYDQHDVREGFGFYTPECNYFYRGYLIYNISTIGRYTDIIGWVINGKDSGITKLPMGIKENQLVKTSVYPNPTTGIVNIKTGTPQSLSLQLLDATGRVLYKEEFSNSTSLNLSTFKSGMYFLILQNNSGIVKIDKLVLE; the protein is encoded by the coding sequence ATGAAAATCCTTAAAGTTGTCGGTTTTCTAAGCCTTTTTTCCTCAGCCGTTATTTGCCAGGATTGGTCGCCATTTCCCCTGGGTGCTGTCATGCACTTTTCTTCCGGCAACCAATATCAAAAGGTTTATTTGGACTCCTCCAAAATGAGCGGTGATACAATCTTTTACTTTTATTCCAACACGCTGGTTTTTTCCGACACCTGTATCATTGATCTTGATACAATTCCTTTAGGCGCCATGAATCGGCCTATCGTAGCCGAATATTCTGTTTTGGGAGATACAGTTTTTGCCGGGATATCCAAAACCAAATTCCTTCCTTTTTCAGGTAAGAATGAGACTTGGGAGGACGACAACTACTCATTTAAAGTGATTGAGCTGACCGAAGAAGTAATTTTAGGTCAGTTGGATTCGATAAAATATTTTACGATTACGAATAAAGGAACCAAGTCAACCGATACATTCCGATTGAGCAAACATTTTGGTTGTCTGGAACTAATGCCTTTCCTACAAACACCATTGGTTCAAATGATGCCACCAGGAAAACTCATCGGCTATGAAGATGATAATGTCCAACTGGGATTCCGGGACCTGGAGTTTCAGGAATACTTTCAGTTCTCTGAAGGAGATGTCTTTTTCTATGAAATGGGCGGTATCTACTCGAATAATTTCGGCTATCAAAAGTATCCGGATCTTGTCTATAAGGATTCTATTACTGAGCTACTGATTACGCCCGATTCGATTTATTATAAATATTGGAGAACGGAGGATGTAACGCTGAAGGAAAGCCAGGGAGATACTACCTACTATGCGCCTCTACAGAACCTTTCCCATGTTCTGGCTTATGGGTACATTACTTTTCCGTCAGGTAGTCCATCATTATTAGAAAATAGGGTCTGGCAAAAGAATGGGGCTTCAATGAAATGTCTGGAAAGTACCATCTATATATTGGATTGTCAAATATATGATCAGCATGATGTACGTGAAGGATTTGGATTTTACACCCCTGAGTGCAACTATTTTTATAGAGGATATCTAATTTATAATATTTCCACAATCGGCAGGTATACAGACATAATTGGTTGGGTTATCAATGGGAAAGATTCAGGTATCACTAAGTTACCCATGGGGATAAAGGAAAATCAATTAGTTAAAACTTCGGTTTATCCAAATCCTACTACTGGGATTGTGAATATAAAGACCGGTACACCACAATCCTTAAGTCTACAACTTCTTGATGCTACAGGCAGGGTTTTATATAAAGAAGAGTTTAGTAATTCCACAAGTCTCAACCTATCCACTTTCAAATCTGGTATGTATTTTTTAATACTACAAAATAATTCCGGAATAGTTAAAATTGATAAATTAGTTTTGGAATAG